The Formosa sp. Hel1_33_131 genome window below encodes:
- a CDS encoding four helix bundle protein: protein MCAKQRHNYKNLKIWNLGLEITNDISDILLDFPKHERYGLSTQISRCSVSMPSNIAEGSSRTDKSFSHFLDISLGSSFELGTQLLEAKHRNYINNETLKKIEEKIEEFQRMTMGFQNSLN from the coding sequence ATGTGTGCTAAACAAAGACATAACTACAAAAATTTGAAAATTTGGAATCTCGGCTTGGAAATTACTAATGATATTTCGGATATTTTATTGGACTTCCCAAAGCACGAACGATATGGTTTAAGTACACAAATAAGTAGATGTTCTGTTTCAATGCCTAGCAATATTGCAGAAGGGTCTTCAAGAACAGATAAATCTTTTAGTCATTTTTTAGATATCTCTTTAGGATCATCGTTCGAGTTAGGAACACAATTATTAGAAGCAAAACATAGAAATTATATAAATAACGAAACTTTAAAAAAAATAGAAGAAAAAATAGAAGAATTCCAAAGAATGACAATGGGGTTTCAAAATAGTCTCAATTAG
- a CDS encoding acetyl-CoA C-acyltransferase translates to MNSKQAYIVKAYRTAVGKAPKGVFRFKRTDELAAETIKYMMKELPDLDPKRIDDVIVGNAMPEGSQGLNMARLISLMGLDIVDVPGVTVNRFCSSGIETIGMATAKIQAGMADCIIAGGAESMSSVPMTGYKPELNYDIVKAGHEDYYWGMGNTAEAVANQFKISREDQDAFAYNSHMKALRAQAENRFQDQIVPIDVEQTYIDANGKKATKSYTVTKDEGPRAGTSNEALAKLRAVFAAGGSVTAGNSSQMSDGAAFVMVMSEDMVKELNLEPIARLVNYAAAGVEPRIMGIGPVKAIPKALKQAGLKQDDLSLIELNEAFASQSLAVIRELNLNPDIINPNGGAISLGHPLGCTGAKLSVQLFDEMRKQKMNGKYGAVTMCVGTGQGACGIFEFLN, encoded by the coding sequence ATGAATAGCAAACAAGCTTACATTGTAAAAGCCTACAGAACCGCCGTAGGGAAAGCACCAAAAGGTGTATTCCGTTTTAAAAGAACCGATGAATTAGCAGCTGAAACCATCAAATACATGATGAAAGAATTGCCTGATTTAGATCCAAAGCGTATCGACGATGTGATTGTTGGTAACGCGATGCCCGAAGGGTCACAAGGATTAAATATGGCACGACTCATCTCTTTAATGGGATTGGATATTGTAGATGTTCCTGGGGTCACCGTCAACCGTTTTTGTTCCTCTGGAATCGAAACGATTGGGATGGCAACTGCAAAAATTCAAGCTGGAATGGCTGATTGCATCATTGCGGGCGGTGCTGAAAGTATGAGCAGCGTTCCAATGACGGGTTATAAACCCGAACTCAATTACGACATCGTAAAAGCAGGTCACGAAGATTATTATTGGGGCATGGGAAATACGGCTGAAGCAGTTGCCAATCAGTTTAAAATTTCTCGTGAAGATCAAGATGCGTTTGCTTATAACTCTCACATGAAAGCCTTACGCGCACAAGCGGAAAATCGTTTTCAAGATCAAATTGTACCGATTGATGTAGAACAAACATATATTGATGCCAATGGAAAGAAAGCAACAAAATCCTATACAGTCACTAAAGATGAAGGTCCAAGAGCCGGAACGAGTAATGAAGCATTAGCAAAACTAAGAGCTGTCTTTGCTGCGGGTGGAAGCGTAACCGCAGGAAATTCATCACAAATGAGTGATGGTGCCGCCTTTGTCATGGTCATGAGTGAAGACATGGTAAAAGAATTAAACTTAGAGCCGATTGCACGATTGGTCAACTATGCAGCCGCAGGTGTCGAGCCAAGAATCATGGGGATTGGTCCCGTAAAAGCCATCCCAAAAGCATTGAAACAAGCCGGATTAAAACAAGACGATTTGTCTTTGATTGAACTCAATGAAGCCTTTGCTTCTCAATCGTTAGCAGTGATCCGAGAATTAAACCTCAACCCTGATATCATCAATCCAAATGGAGGCGCAATTTCATTAGGACACCCCTTAGGTTGTACAGGTGCAAAACTATCGGTTCAATTGTTTGATGAAATGCGAAAGCAAAAAATGAATGGAAAGTATGGAGCCGTCACCATGTGTGTGGGAACAGGACAAGGTGCGTGTGGGATTTTTGAATTCCTTAATTAG
- a CDS encoding four helix bundle protein produces MHKFEDLKIWQKAMDITEKCYKASENFPKEERYGLTSQLRRSAVSIPSNISEEAGRNTNGEFKQFLGIANGSSYELLTQLYLSSRLNLIKEENVRPIINEVLEVTKMNFSLQRSLNT; encoded by the coding sequence ATGCACAAATTTGAAGATTTAAAAATATGGCAAAAAGCAATGGACATCACTGAAAAATGTTACAAAGCATCAGAAAATTTCCCCAAAGAGGAAAGATATGGTTTGACCTCTCAACTTCGAAGAAGTGCGGTTTCTATTCCTTCTAATATTTCAGAAGAGGCAGGAAGGAATACAAATGGAGAATTTAAGCAGTTCTTAGGAATTGCAAATGGTTCTTCTTATGAATTATTAACACAATTATATTTATCATCAAGGTTAAACTTAATAAAAGAAGAAAATGTAAGACCCATTATAAATGAAGTTCTTGAAGTCACAAAAATGAATTTCTCACTTCAAAGAAGTCTTAATACTTAA
- a CDS encoding 3-hydroxyacyl-CoA dehydrogenase/enoyl-CoA hydratase family protein — protein sequence MKTRRIKKIAIIGSGIMGSGIACHFANIGVDVLLLDIVPRELNAKEKAKGLTLEDKAVRNRLVNEALTTSLKSKPSPIYHQKFAQRITTGNLEDDIAKVADVDWIMEVVVERLDIKKMVFENLEKHRTPGTLITSNTSGIPIKFMSEGRSDDFQKHFCGTHFFNPARYLQLFEIIPGPKTDPEVLEFLGSYGEQFLGKTAVIAKDTPAFIGNRIGIFSIMSLFHAVKDMDMTVEAVDKLTGPVIGRPKSATFRTVDVVGLDTLVHVANGIAENCKDDERLESFQLPDFINTMVENKWLGSKTGQGFYKKNVSAEGKKEILTLDLNTLEYRSAQKAKFATLELTKTIDNVIDRFKVLVAGKDKAGEFYRKSFTALFGYVSNRIPEITEELYKIDDAMKAGFGWEHGPFQIWDAIGVEKGIELMKAEGLEPAAWVNDMLASGNTSFYTVKNGATCAYDIPKKTQEKIPGQDSFIILDNIRKSNEVFKNSGVVIEDLGDGILNCEFRSKMNTIGGDVLAGLNNAIDLAEKDFAGLVVGNQGANFSVGANIGMIFMMAAEQEYDELNMAIKYFQDTMMRMRYSSIPTVAAPHGMALGGGCELSLHADKIVAAAETYMGLVEFGVGVIPGGGGSKEMALRASDTFQKGDVQLNVLQEHFLTIGMAKVSTSAYEAFDLNLLQKGKDVVVVNKHRQIAVAKQHAKLMAESGYTQPIMRTDVKVLGKQALGMFLVGTDSMQDSNYISEHDMKIANKLAYVMAGGDLSEPTLVSEQYLLDIEREAFLSLCTERKTLERIQHMLTTGKPLRN from the coding sequence ATGAAAACAAGACGAATCAAAAAAATTGCCATTATTGGATCTGGAATCATGGGCAGCGGAATTGCTTGCCATTTTGCCAATATTGGAGTCGATGTATTACTTTTAGATATTGTTCCCAGAGAACTCAACGCCAAAGAAAAAGCTAAAGGCTTAACTTTAGAAGACAAAGCTGTCAGAAACCGATTGGTGAACGAAGCCCTTACTACCTCTTTAAAATCAAAGCCCTCCCCTATTTACCATCAAAAATTCGCCCAGCGAATTACGACCGGTAACTTGGAAGATGACATCGCAAAAGTAGCCGATGTGGATTGGATCATGGAAGTGGTGGTTGAACGTTTGGACATCAAAAAAATGGTGTTTGAAAACTTAGAAAAACACAGAACGCCGGGCACTTTAATTACATCCAACACATCAGGAATTCCTATAAAATTCATGAGTGAAGGACGCAGTGACGATTTCCAAAAACACTTTTGTGGAACGCACTTTTTTAACCCTGCGCGTTATTTACAATTGTTTGAAATTATCCCAGGGCCAAAAACAGATCCCGAAGTTCTTGAGTTCTTAGGAAGCTATGGAGAGCAATTTTTAGGAAAAACGGCTGTCATTGCCAAAGACACCCCTGCATTTATAGGAAACCGTATTGGAATTTTTAGCATTATGAGTTTGTTTCATGCAGTTAAAGACATGGACATGACTGTTGAAGCTGTTGATAAATTAACAGGTCCCGTCATTGGCAGACCAAAATCGGCCACTTTTAGAACGGTGGACGTTGTTGGTTTGGACACCTTGGTACATGTTGCTAACGGAATTGCAGAAAACTGTAAAGACGATGAACGCTTAGAATCCTTTCAACTTCCAGATTTCATCAACACCATGGTGGAAAACAAATGGTTGGGCAGCAAAACGGGTCAAGGATTTTATAAGAAAAATGTATCTGCCGAAGGCAAAAAAGAAATTTTAACTTTAGACCTGAACACACTTGAATACCGTTCGGCTCAAAAAGCAAAATTTGCCACATTAGAATTAACCAAAACAATTGATAACGTCATTGATCGTTTCAAAGTTTTAGTTGCAGGAAAAGACAAGGCGGGCGAATTTTACCGTAAAAGTTTTACCGCACTCTTTGGTTACGTCTCTAATCGAATTCCTGAAATTACAGAGGAACTTTATAAGATTGACGATGCCATGAAAGCAGGATTTGGCTGGGAGCATGGCCCCTTCCAAATTTGGGATGCGATTGGCGTTGAAAAAGGAATTGAATTAATGAAAGCCGAAGGTTTGGAACCCGCTGCTTGGGTGAACGACATGCTAGCTTCTGGAAACACTTCTTTTTATACGGTTAAAAATGGAGCGACTTGTGCTTATGATATTCCTAAAAAGACACAAGAAAAAATCCCTGGGCAGGATAGTTTTATCATCCTAGATAACATTCGAAAATCTAACGAAGTCTTTAAAAATTCGGGCGTGGTGATTGAAGATTTAGGCGATGGCATTCTCAACTGTGAATTCCGTTCTAAAATGAACACCATAGGCGGGGATGTATTGGCAGGCTTAAATAATGCGATTGATTTGGCTGAAAAAGATTTTGCTGGTTTAGTCGTTGGAAATCAAGGGGCGAATTTTTCAGTGGGTGCTAATATTGGAATGATTTTTATGATGGCTGCAGAGCAAGAATATGACGAGCTCAATATGGCAATTAAATACTTTCAAGACACCATGATGCGCATGCGTTATTCCTCCATTCCAACGGTAGCAGCACCACACGGTATGGCTTTAGGAGGCGGTTGTGAATTGTCTTTACACGCCGATAAAATAGTCGCTGCAGCAGAAACCTATATGGGACTTGTAGAATTTGGTGTTGGGGTAATCCCTGGCGGAGGGGGTTCAAAAGAAATGGCTCTTAGAGCTTCCGATACCTTCCAAAAAGGAGATGTTCAATTGAATGTATTACAAGAACATTTTTTAACCATTGGGATGGCAAAAGTATCAACTTCTGCTTATGAAGCATTCGACTTAAACCTTTTGCAAAAAGGAAAAGATGTAGTAGTCGTCAATAAACACAGACAGATAGCGGTTGCAAAACAACATGCTAAATTAATGGCTGAAAGTGGATACACACAACCTATCATGAGAACGGATGTAAAAGTATTGGGCAAACAAGCTTTAGGGATGTTTTTAGTAGGAACAGACTCTATGCAGGATAGCAACTACATTTCGGAACACGATATGAAAATCGCTAACAAATTGGCGTATGTCATGGCGGGTGGCGATTTATCAGAACCAACGTTGGTATCTGAACAGTATTTATTAGACATTGAAAGAGAAGCTTTTTTGAGTCTCTGTACAGAACGAAAAACATTGGAACGTATTCAGCATATGTTGACGACGGGGAAACCGCTTCGTAACTAG
- a CDS encoding MarR family winged helix-turn-helix transcriptional regulator, with protein MKDKTIDYVLRTTWLAVQKMYNEEASDNGITMATGFTLLSVDPQNGTPSTSLGPKMGMEATSLSRILKTLEGLSLIERLPNPNDGRGVLIHLTESGLKNREEVKQIVLQFNSVIKNEISEEKLNHFYEVSDSIMNLISNKKIF; from the coding sequence ATGAAAGATAAAACGATAGATTATGTTTTGAGAACCACATGGTTGGCGGTTCAAAAAATGTATAATGAAGAGGCTTCAGATAATGGAATCACAATGGCAACAGGTTTCACCCTCCTAAGTGTGGACCCACAAAATGGGACGCCTTCAACATCATTGGGTCCAAAAATGGGAATGGAAGCTACAAGTCTATCAAGAATTTTAAAAACCTTGGAAGGCTTGAGTTTAATTGAACGCTTACCCAATCCAAATGATGGTCGTGGTGTACTGATACATCTGACGGAATCGGGGCTTAAAAACAGAGAGGAAGTAAAACAAATTGTTTTACAGTTTAACAGTGTGATTAAAAATGAAATTTCAGAAGAAAAGCTGAACCACTTTTATGAAGTATCGGATTCTATTATGAACCTCATATCAAATAAAAAAATATTCTAA
- a CDS encoding AMP-dependent synthetase/ligase, with protein sequence MKPITRLFDFAYYQLETHNLEAALVSKKDGEWVKTSTKEYLDKANALSRALLKMGVQKNDKIAVISTTNRTEWCIVDVGVLQVGAQNIPIYPTISSDDYEYVLNHSEAVYCFVSDEEVYNKVLKVKDNTKLKKVFSFDEIEGCENYTELFELGADESTQPDVETRKAEVIPSDLATIIYTSGTTGKPKGVMLSHYNVVENVLVSMPRLPLMEGTTRVLSFLPLCHIFERVLIYIYQHAGISIYFAESIEKIGENAQEIKPNLMSVVPRLLEKVFNKINAKGSELTGIKRALFFWAIKLGERYEPYQANGFWYEFQLKIARKLIFSKWKAALGGELHTMVSGSAALHPRLARIFCASGMMIMEGYGLTETSPVVSVGMHTDHHFKIGTVGKPISNVEVKIAEDGEILIKGPNVMVGYFKDPTKTAEVMSGDYFHTGDKGEIDPDGFLKITGRKKEMFKTSGGKYIIPTLIENDLKESNFIEQVMVIGENKKMPAALIQLNFEFIKEWIVRKNIDLEPTPEAICASDIIIDRIQKEVSKSNQGFGNWEQIKRFELTPDVWCIEGGHLTPTMKMKRSVIFDLYKDLVSKIYTDD encoded by the coding sequence ATGAAACCAATTACGCGACTATTTGACTTTGCTTATTATCAATTAGAGACTCATAATTTAGAAGCCGCTTTGGTTTCTAAGAAAGATGGCGAATGGGTGAAAACATCCACAAAAGAATACCTCGATAAAGCAAATGCACTCAGTAGGGCCTTACTAAAAATGGGCGTTCAAAAAAATGATAAAATCGCCGTCATTTCGACAACCAACCGTACCGAATGGTGTATTGTCGATGTTGGAGTGCTTCAAGTTGGCGCGCAAAATATCCCGATTTATCCGACAATTTCTTCGGACGATTATGAATATGTTTTAAATCACAGTGAAGCTGTTTACTGTTTTGTATCCGATGAAGAGGTTTATAACAAGGTTCTCAAAGTAAAAGACAACACAAAACTGAAAAAGGTATTTAGTTTTGATGAAATTGAAGGTTGTGAAAATTATACAGAATTATTTGAACTGGGTGCCGATGAAAGTACGCAACCCGATGTTGAAACTCGAAAGGCAGAAGTCATTCCTTCAGATTTAGCAACTATTATTTATACCTCTGGAACGACTGGAAAGCCAAAAGGCGTGATGTTGTCTCATTACAATGTGGTTGAAAATGTGTTGGTAAGTATGCCACGTCTCCCCTTAATGGAAGGGACAACGCGCGTCCTTAGTTTTTTACCACTCTGTCATATTTTTGAACGTGTATTGATCTACATATATCAACATGCAGGGATCAGTATTTATTTTGCTGAAAGCATCGAGAAGATTGGCGAAAATGCTCAGGAGATCAAACCCAACCTGATGAGTGTGGTGCCACGCTTGTTAGAAAAAGTATTTAATAAAATAAACGCCAAAGGCAGCGAATTAACAGGGATCAAAAGAGCCTTGTTTTTCTGGGCCATCAAACTAGGCGAACGCTACGAACCGTACCAAGCCAACGGATTTTGGTATGAATTTCAATTAAAAATAGCTCGAAAATTAATTTTCAGCAAATGGAAAGCCGCGCTCGGTGGCGAGTTGCACACCATGGTTTCGGGAAGTGCAGCCCTGCACCCACGCTTGGCACGTATTTTTTGTGCATCGGGAATGATGATTATGGAAGGCTATGGCCTTACAGAAACGTCTCCAGTCGTTTCGGTGGGAATGCATACGGATCATCATTTTAAAATTGGAACGGTTGGAAAACCGATTTCTAATGTGGAAGTGAAAATTGCTGAGGATGGCGAAATTCTCATCAAAGGCCCAAACGTAATGGTAGGCTATTTCAAAGATCCTACAAAAACCGCGGAAGTCATGAGTGGCGATTATTTTCACACAGGTGATAAAGGTGAAATTGACCCCGATGGGTTTCTTAAAATCACGGGGCGTAAAAAGGAAATGTTCAAAACTTCGGGCGGGAAATACATCATTCCAACACTAATTGAAAATGATTTGAAAGAATCTAATTTCATCGAACAAGTGATGGTGATTGGTGAAAATAAAAAAATGCCAGCGGCTTTAATTCAGCTTAATTTTGAGTTTATCAAAGAATGGATCGTAAGAAAGAATATTGATCTTGAACCCACACCAGAAGCAATTTGTGCGTCTGACATCATCATTGATCGCATCCAGAAAGAAGTCAGCAAATCCAACCAAGGCTTTGGGAATTGGGAACAAATCAAACGGTTTGAGCTCACTCCAGATGTGTGGTGTATTGAAGGTGGGCACCTCACGCCTACCATGAAAATGAAGCGCAGTGTCATTTTTGACCTCTACAAAGATTTGGTTTCTAAAATTTATACAGACGATTAA
- the purL gene encoding phosphoribosylformylglycinamidine synthase: MIHFFGTLDTKVFAVQTVNELTPETIAKLQWLFGDQPKIEQTTLNSTFVGPRAAMITPWSTNAVEITQNMGIEGIIRIEEFHTIEEGFSDFDPMISEKFEGLHQQSFDIDITPEPILNINDISAYNQQEGLSLNADEIEYLNQVSKKIGRPLTDSEVFGFSQVNSEHCRHKIFNGTFVIDGEEKPTSLFKLIKETSKQHPNTIVSAYKDNVAFVKGPVVEQFAPKSADKPDFYTTEDFESVISIKAETHNFPTTVEPFNGAATGSGGEIRDRLAGGKGSLPLAGTAVYMTSYSRLNSNRPWEAGFKERNWLYQTPMDILIKASNGASDFGNKFGQPLICGSVLTFEHQEDAQRLGFDKVIMQAGGIGYGKADQALKDTPEKNDKIVILGGENYRIGMGGAAVSSADTGALSSGIELNAVQRSNPEMQKRAANAVRGMIESEENFIVSIHDHGAGGHLNCLSELVEDTGGHIDLDQLPVGDPTLSNKELIGNESQERMGLVIAEKHIDTLQKIADRERSPMYTVGNVTGDHRFVFESKSTGNKPMDFNLEDMFGSSPKTILEDKTIVRNYKSASYDSSLFQIYLEDVLKLESVACKDWLTNKVDRCVGGKVAKQQCVGPLQLPLNNVGVMALDYSSQEGIATSLGHAPVAALIDPKAGSRAAITEALTNIIWAPLKDGLDSISLSANWMWPCKNEGEDARLYSAVEAISEFAIDLGINVPTGKDSLSMKQKYPEGDVVSPGTVIITAAGNCNAISKVVEPLFKQNAGPIYYINISQDAFKLGGSAFGQILNTIGTETPNVQSAAYVKTVFNTLQELIQNNKIVAGHDVASGGLITTLLELCFSDTNLGADLDLNSLEEADSIKLLFSENSGIVFQAVDASVAAELSKVSIDFYELGTVTNQPVLNIKNASDDLALNINELRDVWYETSYLLDQKQTANGLAKDRFDNYKTQVLNYKFPQQFTGKLPNINLTNKPKAAIIREKGSNSEREMANAMYLAGFDVKDVHMTDLISGRETLEHIQFIGAVGGFSNSDVLGSAKGWAGAFKYNEKAKLALKNFFERPDTLSVGICNGCQLWMELDLINPEHEKHGKLTYNDSQKHESAFTSVTIQKNNSVMLSSLEGSTLGVWISHGEGKFKLPYEESNYNIVGKYAYDAYPHNPNGSDFNTAMMCDATGRHLVTMPHIERSTFQWNWAHYPENRTDDVSPWLEGFVNAKLWLEALK, encoded by the coding sequence ATGATTCATTTCTTTGGTACCCTAGATACAAAGGTATTTGCAGTTCAAACCGTAAACGAATTAACTCCCGAAACGATCGCCAAACTACAATGGCTTTTTGGTGACCAACCAAAAATAGAACAGACAACACTCAATTCAACTTTTGTAGGCCCACGTGCAGCAATGATTACGCCTTGGAGTACGAATGCCGTCGAAATTACCCAAAACATGGGTATTGAAGGGATTATTCGAATCGAAGAATTTCATACAATTGAAGAAGGTTTTTCTGATTTTGATCCTATGATTTCAGAAAAATTTGAAGGCTTACACCAGCAGAGTTTTGATATTGACATCACCCCAGAACCGATTTTGAATATCAATGATATTTCTGCTTACAACCAGCAAGAAGGACTGTCTTTAAATGCCGATGAAATTGAATACCTCAATCAAGTCAGTAAAAAAATAGGCAGACCCCTCACCGACTCGGAAGTCTTTGGATTTTCACAAGTCAATTCGGAGCATTGCCGCCATAAAATATTTAACGGAACCTTTGTAATTGATGGGGAAGAAAAACCAACTTCCCTTTTCAAACTCATAAAAGAAACATCTAAACAACACCCGAATACCATCGTATCAGCATACAAAGATAATGTTGCTTTTGTAAAAGGTCCCGTCGTAGAACAGTTTGCACCTAAAAGTGCTGACAAACCTGATTTCTATACCACAGAAGATTTTGAATCTGTAATTTCCATCAAAGCTGAAACGCATAATTTTCCCACCACTGTAGAACCTTTTAATGGGGCTGCAACAGGTTCTGGAGGCGAAATTAGAGACCGTCTCGCAGGCGGAAAAGGGTCGTTGCCCTTGGCAGGAACAGCGGTTTACATGACCTCTTACTCGCGATTAAATTCCAACCGACCTTGGGAAGCTGGATTTAAAGAACGGAACTGGCTCTATCAAACTCCCATGGATATTTTGATCAAAGCCTCTAACGGTGCTTCTGATTTTGGAAATAAATTTGGTCAACCCCTCATTTGTGGGTCGGTGCTCACATTCGAGCATCAGGAAGACGCCCAACGATTAGGATTTGATAAAGTCATCATGCAAGCTGGTGGGATTGGCTACGGAAAAGCCGATCAAGCACTGAAAGACACCCCTGAAAAAAATGATAAAATCGTCATCCTCGGAGGCGAAAATTACCGCATTGGAATGGGCGGCGCAGCTGTATCCTCTGCAGATACAGGCGCATTATCAAGCGGAATTGAATTAAATGCCGTACAACGTTCGAATCCTGAAATGCAAAAGCGTGCTGCAAATGCCGTGCGAGGCATGATTGAAAGTGAAGAGAATTTCATTGTATCCATACACGATCATGGCGCAGGTGGACATTTAAATTGCTTGTCAGAATTGGTCGAAGATACCGGAGGGCATATCGATTTAGATCAACTTCCAGTTGGCGATCCTACCCTCTCAAACAAAGAATTAATTGGCAACGAATCTCAAGAACGCATGGGGCTTGTGATTGCTGAAAAACATATTGATACCTTACAAAAAATTGCCGACAGAGAACGCTCGCCTATGTACACGGTGGGAAACGTAACCGGCGATCACCGTTTTGTATTTGAATCAAAATCTACAGGAAATAAACCTATGGATTTTAATTTAGAAGACATGTTTGGAAGCTCTCCTAAAACGATTTTAGAAGATAAAACCATTGTCAGAAATTACAAATCGGCTTCTTATGACAGCAGTTTATTTCAAATTTATCTTGAAGACGTTTTAAAACTTGAATCTGTCGCTTGTAAAGATTGGTTGACCAACAAAGTCGATCGTTGTGTGGGTGGTAAAGTTGCCAAACAACAATGTGTTGGCCCCTTACAACTCCCGCTCAATAATGTGGGTGTGATGGCCTTGGATTATTCAAGTCAAGAAGGGATTGCGACTTCTTTAGGACATGCGCCTGTGGCGGCACTTATTGACCCCAAAGCTGGGAGTCGTGCTGCCATTACTGAAGCACTTACTAATATTATTTGGGCCCCTTTAAAAGACGGTTTAGATAGTATCTCATTGTCTGCCAACTGGATGTGGCCTTGTAAAAATGAAGGAGAAGATGCACGCTTGTACAGCGCGGTGGAAGCCATTTCTGAATTTGCGATTGACTTAGGAATCAACGTTCCAACAGGAAAAGATTCACTCTCAATGAAACAAAAATATCCTGAAGGCGATGTGGTCTCTCCAGGGACGGTTATTATTACGGCGGCAGGAAACTGTAATGCGATTTCTAAAGTGGTAGAGCCTTTATTTAAACAAAATGCAGGTCCTATTTATTACATCAATATATCTCAAGATGCTTTTAAATTAGGCGGCAGTGCCTTTGGACAAATTTTAAATACCATTGGAACAGAAACGCCAAACGTACAAAGTGCAGCTTATGTGAAAACGGTATTTAATACACTTCAAGAGTTGATTCAAAACAATAAAATTGTAGCAGGTCACGATGTCGCTTCTGGTGGATTGATCACCACTTTATTAGAACTGTGTTTTTCAGATACCAATTTAGGAGCCGATTTGGATTTGAATTCCCTTGAAGAAGCAGACAGTATCAAACTGTTATTCTCCGAAAATTCAGGGATTGTATTTCAAGCAGTAGATGCCTCTGTAGCAGCCGAACTATCAAAAGTGTCTATTGATTTTTATGAACTTGGAACCGTGACAAATCAGCCTGTTTTAAACATTAAAAACGCATCGGATGATTTAGCTTTAAACATCAATGAATTAAGAGATGTGTGGTATGAAACCTCATATTTACTCGATCAAAAACAAACGGCTAATGGATTGGCAAAAGATCGATTTGATAATTATAAAACACAAGTACTTAACTATAAATTTCCACAACAGTTCACTGGGAAATTGCCTAATATCAACCTAACAAACAAACCAAAGGCCGCTATCATAAGAGAGAAAGGAAGTAACTCTGAACGAGAAATGGCAAACGCCATGTATTTGGCTGGTTTTGACGTGAAGGATGTGCACATGACCGATTTAATTTCGGGACGTGAAACTCTTGAACATATCCAGTTTATTGGAGCCGTTGGCGGCTTTAGCAACAGTGATGTTTTGGGCTCGGCTAAAGGATGGGCAGGCGCGTTTAAATACAATGAGAAGGCCAAATTGGCTCTCAAAAATTTCTTTGAGCGTCCAGACACGTTATCTGTCGGCATCTGTAATGGGTGTCAACTTTGGATGGAATTGGATTTGATCAACCCAGAACACGAAAAACATGGGAAATTAACATACAATGATTCTCAAAAACACGAAAGTGCGTTTACGTCGGTCACCATTCAGAAAAATAATTCGGTGATGCTTTCGTCTTTGGAGGGAAGTACACTTGGCGTTTGGATATCTCATGGGGAAGGGAAGTTTAAATTGCCTTATGAAGAGTCCAACTATAACATTGTCGGTAAATATGCCTACGATGCCTATCCCCACAACCCAAATGGTTCCGATTTTAACACCGCCATGATGTGTGATGCAACAGGGCGTCACTTGGTAACAATGCCGCATATTGAGCGTTCGACCTTTCAGTGGAATTGGGCACATTACCCTGAAAACAGAACTGATGATGTCTCGCCTTGGTTAGAAGGATTTGTGAATGCAAAACTGTGGTTAGAGGCCTTAAAATAA